CCCTGAGGAACAGGTAAATGATCTACAACTGGTAAGTAGATTCTGTAGGGCCAGGAGCAGAAGATGCTGAGCATGGCCATGCTGGTCTAGTGGCTGTACAATTAGGGGGAGAATAgttgcagttaaaaaaaagtaataataaaaatcctttttcttggTTTCTGGAAAGAGCAATAGAATTGCTTCTGGACATTTTACCTTCAAAGTGTCAGGTTTAAAGGCTTCATTATCAGCAGcattccctccttccctccatgTTTGCTGATATGGGTGAGAACCACAGATGGTTTGTACCTGGGAAAATCAAGCTGTTTTGTGCTtggaacagtttttttgtttgattctttttttttttttttttttttttttattttttgtggcttttgtttctttgctttgtgtttgtttgtttgttttccagagcaaACATCTCTCCCTTCCTGAAAGGTACAGAAGGGGCCTACCAGAGGCTATTCTTACTCCTATACATCCTGTGGTCCTACTCTCTTTTTCCAACATTGGGTTCCAGTGCTTTCTGAATAGATTGGTTGCAAGGCAGCTATGCATGTGAGGTGTACAATTTAGCTCGTATAATAACTTCATGGGACTTAGCTATTTTCTAGGTGGGCTGGTGTTAAGAaggtaaatatttctgaaaggagACAGGATTCCTACCTGCTTTGTTGAATTACAGCTactaaagataaaaaagaatacaaacaaAGAACCAATATACGCatctgctgttttgcttgttttcccccctgctggggaaaaaatacccCACACTTTATTGTAACATTGATATTAGTATTATTCCAAACATTAATATCTTGACAAACTGAGCACATAGACACCACAAACCTGGCCCCCACTGTGAAGGATTTTTCAAACCTGTTTACCTCCAGGTATAAGTTATCAGAAAATTGCAAATTTGCAGTTCAGTACAAATACTTCATAACTGTTTTGACGGCTCCTTCTATTAGGCTAGTTCTCAGCCTTTCAGGAATCCAAGTACCCCCTGTTTCCCAGCTCATAGAGTAAGttataaagctgctttttttttttttttttttttttttttttttttttttcctatttggaACTGAATGAAACTGGCTCATGAACTGGATGAGCTGAATTTTGCGGTTATGAACCATCTGTGGCTTCCACTGATGCCAGAAAGTATGAGATGAACAGAAGAAATTGCAGCTTCTACAGTCTCTAACAGTGCTAACAATCTTCTGCTGTGCTAGTAGAGGCCTTCATGGGTGCATTTTCAGGGCCAGACTATCTTTTGGAGGATAAAAATACCAGAAGGCTGTAAAGTCAAACCGAAGTCCCCTCTCCACAGTCCCACTTGCAGTGGCCAGCAGCAGACAGTTAAGGAGGATGGctcaggacagagcaagaacaCAACCTCCTCCATCCCCAAAATGCATCTCAGTTTCTGAGAATGAACAGCTCTGGGAATATCTACTTGCTGCCCCTTTTGTAATAATTTGTATTCCTTCTAGGGCTTTCAGTTTTTGCCTGTATTTTGTAACTTCATTTCTAGATGAGGGACTTGAAGGGTGGATCATTGCTTGGGAGCAACTGAGGACACCAGTTGAGCAGAATCTGTCCCCTGAGTGGGGACTGCAGACCACTCTCAGACCTGCTGCAAAATTTGTCATAAGCAGTGAATAGGCTGCACAAAAATAGCCCAGAGCTAAGAtgcaaaggaaatgcagagacACAGACATTAGCACTGTGTTGTTTCCTCAGATAACTGTTAAAAATGATGTCTTGTGGATGGTGTTAAAACTTTGAGGAGGAATGGGAGAGTCCCTGAGACTGCTGTTTGAACTGCTCTGTTatttattgcaattattttgcCAGTAGGTATCCCAATTTAGAGAGTTGCTCAGGCCCAAAAGGGCAGGTAGAGGTAGAAGGTGGCCTGTGGATGTCCCACCACCTCTCACACCAGACCCTGCTGGCTGACTGCAGCCTTCTGAGTCATTGTGGTGTGGCTGGCAAGTGCTCATTATGAGGTCTCCTGGCCTCCCAAGATGACAGTCAGCCTCACGTAAGATGTAGGAGCTCACACCTGCAGAAATCATGCCTCCCTGTTTATAGAGGAGCATGGCTCTGAAAAGAGGGGACTTGCTGGTTGGGTGTAAATTTGCATGCATCATAATGGCTGAAAGCTGCATGAAGGCTCTGGCTGCATCGGAAGTGTGGTTTTGGACTTTAAATACGTAGCCTTGCTTTGGATATTCTTTACTGATAGCTTATACTTCTGTAAGAGGTGGGAGAGTTGGCAGAACTGTGTGCGCTGGTTCCTCTTCGTCCTGTCCCTTCCTGTCCTCCTCTGCccagaaacagcagctgttgTACAGAATGGGCTTGTGAGGGTGTTTGCTATACTGTACAATGGATTTCCACTGCAAAGCAGAGTTATATGTTGCTGTTAATGATGGCAGTGGCTAGTGACGTTTAAAAATGTTAGTGATGATGACTGATGCACTGATCACTGTTTCTTTATgatctgtactttttttttgtcttcagtttgtGTTAAGTACATTTTCATTATGTTAGACTTGGCTTTTATTTATCCACTTTAAGTTGTTTTGCATAGCTCAGGGCTTGTAGCTTGCTTTTGATGTGTAATATTAGGTAACTTAAGGCTGTGGTTTGTTCTTCGTGTCTGAAAGCAGTTTACTTTCCTAGTTTTAACTGTGTCACATCCTCCTCAGGGGGAGTGTACAACCAGATGGTTTATTTTCACTGAGCTGTTTCAGTGGGGCAAGAAGCTATGTCTGTCTGTGAGACAAATCAGCTGCATGTTGAAGTCTCAAGAAAgtcaacaaaaagaaattagtGAACTGTACAGCTGAAAAGAAGGACTATCTGGTACAGACAAGTCCTGAGCTGAGATCCTTCtcacttctctgcttctgaacCCCTTGTGAAGAAGGAGCGGGAGGGGAACTCCAGGTACATCAGTGCAGTTCCCTGGTGTGCAGGAACTAGACACTGGGAGTAGCATCCCAGTTGGACCAAATGTGTGTGCTAACGTCTCTCTTCTCATCCCCAGGAGTAAGAGTATCAGAAGTACCAGAGCACAGTGTCACGGCTGCTGTTCACCTCCCATGCTGCTGTAGCTGGAGGACTCTTCTCCAGGCCGATGACTGGGTAGCTTCTCCCAGCCTCAGCATTCACAGGGAGGAAACCAAGCGTGAGCAGTGCTGTTCCCCAGCTGGAGCACGGAGGATAGTGGAAGAGTGACGCACACATTGCATGGGCTCGTGCCAGCCACTGCCATCGAGGCTGagttaaatttttaatttattttaatgtagttaTTGAGGCATTTTAATTCAATCAAAGGAAATAACATGAGACAATCTGCATATATTCATTTGCTACTTCTAAATGAATTTGATTCAGCTGTGCttggtttctccttttttttgggTTTTACGCTGAGATTTACTTCTTGCTTAGAGGTGTAAGTATTCAAGGATTGTGAACCTTAAAAGTTGCAatctaaattctgtttttcatacatGAATATTTAAACAGAGTAATATTGTCTGTTCTTTCTGTAAGACCccttttttaatcattaataTCTGTTGTTTTGAGCAAATACACCCCATATATATATGATTtgtatgcattaaaataaagatagTTCCCTGGGACAAATTCCAATATCACAATATGTCCATCAAAACTggtgaatatttaatttactgatAAGCATTGtggaggcttttatttttattattttatttttttttcttttatttttaaagagactgGAATAGTATTTGCAAATTGGGTCaattttatatgcatatttttggccaaaaataacattgtttttcttttttttgttgttgttgttaagaaaaaaattaagctttttcaTTGAAAGCAGTTTTTGCATGCATCATTTATTCAAATTGCAAAAACCAgcaacaaccaaccaaccaactcTTTCAAAAGCATTgaataacacacaaaaaaaatgtcatttatgaCAACGATATTagctgaacagaaaatggaatttgGGAGTTTGGTATACAAGAGTTGCATTGTCAGTTGCACGTTAGTAGTAGAATATTGACCAATGTGGTTgtatgagcatttttttttttttggttgcaaTGAAAACTTTCCATCTAGTTACATAGCTGTTTTGTTAGAATTGTGCAGAAAACCTGTCAAGCTGTTGTGTTTACATATGAATGTGTATACACATTGCATTGTGTATAAGTACTGTTGCCTCTTGCACTCAGATCACAAATGTTGctacatttgtttttccatgccACAAGTCTGgcattgttctttttgtttcggcttgtttctttgtttgtcgttgttttgttttgtttttctgtgcaccAAGTGTCCTCActtgatatattttatattaaggGTGTATCTTTTAATATAGCGTCATTACATCCcgttatttttacagaaatcgATACCAGCTGAGGTTTCTTTTTGCACAGAACCCTGtctgcctttcctcctcctcctctcagcGAGTACCATGAAATGCATTTGCATATAGGTGTGAAGAGTACATGATTATAATAGCCTGTATGTGTCCTGTTGCAACACATGACATTTCGGAATCAAGTATGACACTTGATACTTGCTAGTTTGGCATGTATTGGCTTTTGACTTGGGAATATAAACAACATATTAGTACTTGCCATAGATGCCATAGGATGGCAACATCATTTTCCAGTCATCTCTAGCTGTGGGTGACTAAGTCAGAATGTGGAGCATTGATGAGAGAGAAATGATGGCAGAAGGGAGAGAATGACAAAAGGATGACAAAAAAGAGCATTTGAGGGAATCCAGAGGTGAGTGCTGGAAAATGAGAACTTCTTTGGCAGTTTGGACAGCAACATCAGGAAACCCCAGACAAGGTATGGCTACTGTAGTGTCATGAAACCAGACACACACTCTGGGACCTTTGCTATATTGCACAGCGGTGGAGGGCAAAACATTGCATTGGTTGTGAAGCCCTTTGCTGTAACAGAGCcagtgggagctgcagcagggtgctCGTCCATGGTTAGATGCAGGTCTTGTGACCTGAGCAGAAGAAGGTGGGAGTTTGACTGTGGgaatacttatttttcagtaCAGTGTCATACAAGTTTGCCATAAAAAATTTGATTCATTTATGTATGTTACCCAACTGTTGGAAAGTATCAGTAATGTTTCTCACCAAGTCCATGTTCAAGCAACAGCTGAATGGGTTTTCATCAAAATTCTCCATTGTgaacaatatatattttgattgGAAAGCTTTTGGGTAGCatgcacttctgttttttttttttttttttttttttttttttttttNNNNNNNNNNNNNNNNNNNNNNNNNNNNNNNNNNNNNNNNNNNNNNNNNNNNNNNNNNNNNNNNNNNNNNNNNNNNNNNNNNNNNNNNNNNNNNNNNNNNtttttttttttttttttttttttttttttttttttttttttttctgtgaactgGCAAACTATGGATTTGGATGAAAGCACCATCTCAATCTTACCGATAAGCAGCTTCCCCTTTTGCCAAAAAGGAGCTAGCAATTTGTAAGATACAGTTTGTTAAAAAGCATACATAGCTAGGGAACAATGTAAGTTACTAAATGCTTCTTCAGTTCACGGTATCTaagaaagcaggaaacaaaCTCACATTTTTGATCTCTTCTTGCAAGAAGACAGTTGCCTTTTTAGTTTTACTGAAGAAGTGGAGTGACCctttgagaaattaaaagcagggCAAGGATTATGAGACATTTCTTTAGGTTACTTCCTTCAAATAGTTGAATCTAGATCCTGAACTTTCTTATACATGCTGTTACcttgatttttcaaaaggaGTTGTAATACACGCATGTTTTCTACGgcaaaagtttttaaaatcttctgcaGGCAAGTCTACAAAGCAGCAGTAAGAGATTTGTAGTCATCCTTGTGCTAGCTAGTTGGACTGGCCATGAATAATGAGCAGCTAGAGATGACTGGAAAAGGGTGTCAGAgatcctttctctctttctttctttctctctctctttctttctttctttctctctctctttctttatttctttccttttccttttcccctctcttaaatttgtttgtaaatagaagtcttgtttgtttgtttttgaagccCTTTTTACTTTCTCCCTCCAGCATAAGAATAATACTTGACATGGGGTCTTTTTTagaacttctgttttcaaaggaaacaaaggttTTACTTTTTGTTATCTTTGAAGGTATTTCCGTGACAATTTGTGACTACCTGTCATTTCCTTTGCCTTCAGTTTCTGCAGTGCTGATTCATTTTGCTAAAGATGGCTCAGACGTGGTCAGTTCTGGCTGCACTCCTTTTCTTGATTATCAGCCTGGTTGAAGGGTCAGGTAAGTGAGAAAGGTCCAAGCTACAGTCAGCACTGTGTGGTACTCTGTATGACCAACTTGCACATATGCTGACATTTCAGAGTTCCCCAGAggaatttgcttattttttaatgtgagcATGAAGAGTGATGTCACCTCAGCTGGCAAAATAATCTTGTGCTTCCCAGAGTGGCACAGGGTAATATACCTGATAGGGATCCAAAACACAAATCATCTGAAGATGCATCTTCTGTTCAGCTGGGATCATCAGGACATCTATGGTTTCtggcagaaaaagcatttatatatGCCCCATGTTACATATGAGCGAAGAACTACTGTGCCAAGTGTTTTACAATTGTTACAGGTGTAGTCATCTCCCAGGTTTTACTTAGATTTTAACTAAGGTACCTAATTCAATAACACAATCTACTTTTTCTAAGacgaacaaaaaaacaaaaaacaactaaacttttctttcccataaGGGTGAATCCTGGCCTCCCCAATGGGTTTTCAAAGTCCATATTAAAGCAATAGGAAACTgctgaccaaaaaaaatgaaggactTGCAGCTCATCAGTATATATCATGTACCTGCACAGTATCCACAAAGACACCTTTTCCACTGCATTTTCAGACTTCAAAGTCAGCGACAGCAGGAAGCAGGACCTGGAAATTGAATATGACTTATATGCGGCTGCACAGAGCAAGCAATATGTCCTCAAGGCTGCCAAGCTGCACCTATGCTTTGATGAAGGCTGTGACatcatttttaactttaaaattttttttcctttttttttttttttttttccttttttctctcttttgtttttgtttttgttttcttcttatgtAGCTTATAACATTGTGAATGTGGAGGCTGGCCATGAGGCTGTGTTGACTTGTGCTTCCATCTCCAAACTGTATTTGATGATGGTGACATGGGAGATAAAATCCAACACTTCCTGCTCTTTGGCCTATAGAAATGATCTCAACAAGACAAGAAAGTTAAACTGCAGTGAGAGGATGATGTGGAAATATTCACCTGACAGGGACCCTGCTCTTCGTATTTACCCTGTGGACCTGAGTGATGAGGGAAATTACACCTGTGAAATTGCCAGCGATATGgggaattttcatttttcctcttctctgtctGTGATAGGTAAGACACacctagtgttttttttgtagttgttggatggagataaaaatgatttgaTTTGGTGTTAAAAGACCAAATGGTTGTATGCTGAGATCAAAAACAAAGTAGTAACTTGATTCAGTTGGAGTGGCtgtttggagaagggaaggaggcaTGCAGAGTTATAGAACAGGACTGGGCTGTTttaaggatatatatatatttttcccttctcactCATGAACAGGCAAAGACGTACCAAATGCAACACTCTGGGTAGTTTCTGAGGTAGTTCTTTGGGCATAATACAGGATTTCAATGTTGTGTGAATGTTCCCACAACCAGGAGTACACAGTCTTGCTTAAGTTAATGCAAATAgaagatattaaataaatattggcACTTCAAACTGAGCCGGAGGATGCTGAACCAAAATTCACAATGTACACAATGTGTATTTTGTGTGGGTAAGAGCCAAGTAGGAAAGAAGTGAGAGTTTCAAGAcattatttggaaatatttcactcttacagaaacactgaaaattgtCTGTAAGGCTGcatcactaaaataaaaatgaaactagGCTATTTTCAACCTAGGCAGGAACAAATGTGTGTTAGGAAACATAACCAATATATCAGATAATCTTTCTCGGACTGGTAAATTTTCTCTAGGTTTCTTTAaatttcaagaaacattttactGTGAGAGAATTTTGTATTCTGGTTATATTAGTCaatttttagttgttttgtcAAATATAGAATATGAATTGTTGGGCTTTAGACAGAATAGTTCTTGTCCAATTCCTTTCTTTCCCGACTGTCAAATTCTCGATTCTACATATATATCTAATTCTAGATTCTAacttagattagatataaggcagaaattcttcactcagagggtggtgaggcactggaacaggttgcccagagaagctgtggatgccccatccttgaAGGTTTTTGAGGTCAGGTTGGatagggctttgggcaacctgatctagtgggaagtgttcctacccatggcagggggttggagctgggtggtctttaaggtcccttccaagccatTCTGTAGCTCTATATAATCTTCTTTCCTAAATGTTTTAGCTATAGCTTCAGtaagctggtatttttttttctttttttttttttctctctttttttttttcatttttttttttttccccagtatgtACTGCTATACTTATAAATCTATATTTAATCCAGCTCTGTCCATCAGCCCATCTTCTCCTGTTACATCTATAGTCATCTTCTGGAAAACATGAGGAAACAATACTTCTAAATGCAGCTAGCAtattttagatatatttatttaccttggactttgatgtatttttttccctaaagataACTGGTGCTAAtattccaaattattttaaaatgtcttggTTTGGCCATGTAAACTAAAAAATACCACTGATTCTTCTGATTCTCAGTTGGAGACTTTACCCTGAACTAGAAATAACAATTgtggtcttttttcttcttctgtagtCCCTCCTACAGTGACTCTGACCTCTGACAAGAGCAGAGTGGCTGTCTgccaagctgctgctggaaagccaGCTGCCAAAATCTCCTGGATCCCTGCAAGTAATAACAGCTCTGAGGAAGAATTCAAACACAGCAATGGAACAGTGACCATAGTCAGCTACATTGGCCGGGTCAACAGCACGCACACCACTGTTACCTGCCTGGTTACCCACCCAGCTATGAACCAGAATCTCTCCCTAGATCTGTCATGTAAATAACATCATTCTGTAATTGCTCATCATCATGCTCTTGTgattctttgtgtttttctatgtagctgttccagctggATCCCAGGGTTTGGCAGATTGTTTAGTGGGGTGAAAAGCCAAAGTTCTTGTACATATTGATagagaaattaataatttaatcaaCTGAAACTAATTGATGGCGTGATATGGGGAAGCTTCCAGTGTGAACTTACTTTATCcctatttattttgcaagagTTCCTCCTTCTGTTTCAGTGACTCTTTTTAATCAGTAATGATAGAAAAGTTGCTCTCCACAGCAACTGTGATGCAGTTCACTAATTTTTTATGTGAAACTTTTAACTCCCCAGAGCTGAATTTTGTCCACCTCCCCACTGGAAAACTTCCTTGGAGACTGTCTGTGTGTGACTCTAGATCAGTCTTTCCCAGGGCCAAAGGTAGAAAAGGGTAAAATTCAGCTTTGCAGATGTCTGTGCTGGATCTGATCTAAGTTTCTGACAGTAAAATTTGTATGAACATCTAAATAAGTGTTCATATCACCAAAATATCTCAGCAGAGGCACGAAAGACAGAAATCAAGATAGACCAGCTGTTAATTACAGCATTCTGCAGGGTTGTCTAGTTAGTTCTGTTGATTCTGTTAGTTCTGTCTACACACAACTGGACGTGTAAAGTAGTTCCTATTCCTGGTTGGTGTATAAACATCTCATCTATCTCTCACAGCTCATTGGTGCTGCGGGGGTAGAGCATTAGGTCTCCTTTCTGGTTAAGGTACTTGCCAATATCATATAGTCAGTGGATACTGACATCTAGCTCTGTaatcagctttcttttctcatctctcAGACTCTTCCTCCAGGCTTCATTATCTCCTGGTGGGACTGCCTGCAAGTGTTGCTGCTATCATTGGTGTTGGTGTGCTTTTATACTTAATTTTCACATGCAAAGGTAAGTCATTTAAtgagtctgaaatattttaccatTCCATGTCTGACTACTTGCAGGTTCCATGACATGTACGTTATTGTTGAGAGTGGGCTGGGAGGAAAGGACTGAGGAAAATGTCCACAGGGGATGCATTGACCCTTTGAAAAAGTCTTAACAAATGAGGagacagaattttaaaacaagctcAGATTTTTGTAAGAGCCATTGTTGTTACACTATCAATGTATTATGTATACAGCAGAGAGTCacccaggaagaaaacaataattGCTGAGAGTAGAGAAGGTCTCGAGTTTTTAGTATTTAGAATGATCATTCTGCATTTACCAACATAAAAGTTCAGTATATAAGAAAGAAGTGTT
The nucleotide sequence above comes from Oxyura jamaicensis isolate SHBP4307 breed ruddy duck chromosome 1, BPBGC_Ojam_1.0, whole genome shotgun sequence. Encoded proteins:
- the LOC118177713 gene encoding cell surface glycoprotein CD200 receptor 1-A-like; amino-acid sequence: MAQTWSVLAALLFLIISLVEGSAYNIVNVEAGHEAVLTCASISKLYLMMVTWEIKSNTSCSLAYRNDLNKTRKLNCSERMMWKYSPDRDPALRIYPVDLSDEGNYTCEIASDMGNFHFSSSLSVIVPPTVTLTSDKSRVAVCQAAAGKPAAKISWIPASNNSSEEEFKHSNGTVTIVSYIGRVNSTHTTVTCLVTHPAMNQNLSLDLSYSSSRLHYLLVGLPASVAAIIGVGVLLYLIFTCKAFCLRKLAHGPPVLTVVNRELQVHTTT